The Shewanella zhangzhouensis genome has a window encoding:
- a CDS encoding ATP-binding protein — MSDPASTPKPSPEPKPAPEPLSQPRPASGVIDRLSLKTRLFVSAAILVALLLPALGIALFQAFERQALAGSRDELGALIYSVLAQTDVIDGQLEMPPFLNEPQFNVDGSGLYAEVRSGSGSGKGEVLWRSGSLIGHGAIDKLPSPAPGADAKVFGETTLNGEPLFVMSFTALYESKGVDVPLSIHILKSQQRYREALTEFESSLWRYLLLALALLAVVLGLWLRWTLKPLSRFEAELKAVEHGDKERIDSDYPAELGPLVHQLNSLLTTEQNQRKRYRNALSDLAHSLKTPLAVLQSHPGLDEAVMEQVDSISHSISHQLKRAQSAGAASWHQGVEILPQAERLSRTLSKIHGDKGIDFELKLTADLVFKGDKGDLTELLGNLLDNACKAARSRVCLTATKHDGRLRLIVEDDGPGVDDSMREKIFERGIRADTYDKGHGIGLAIVRDLTDAYQGKLRVERSDLLGGARFEVSFPQ; from the coding sequence ATGTCAGACCCAGCCTCTACGCCAAAGCCTTCGCCTGAACCAAAGCCTGCGCCTGAGCCTTTATCTCAGCCGAGGCCAGCCTCCGGCGTTATCGACCGCTTATCGCTGAAGACCCGCCTTTTCGTCAGTGCCGCCATCCTGGTGGCGCTGCTGCTGCCAGCACTCGGCATCGCCCTGTTTCAGGCGTTCGAGCGTCAGGCGCTGGCGGGCAGCCGCGACGAGCTCGGCGCCCTTATTTACTCGGTACTGGCACAAACCGACGTGATAGACGGCCAGCTGGAAATGCCGCCTTTCCTCAACGAACCCCAATTCAATGTCGATGGTTCAGGTCTGTATGCCGAGGTGCGCTCAGGCTCTGGCTCTGGGAAAGGTGAAGTGCTGTGGCGCTCCGGCTCCCTGATTGGCCACGGCGCCATCGACAAGCTGCCCAGCCCCGCTCCCGGCGCCGATGCCAAGGTGTTTGGCGAAACCACACTCAATGGCGAGCCGCTGTTCGTCATGAGCTTTACCGCCCTGTACGAGAGCAAGGGCGTGGATGTGCCCTTAAGCATTCATATTCTTAAATCCCAGCAGCGCTACCGCGAGGCGCTCACCGAGTTTGAATCCAGCCTGTGGCGTTATCTGCTGCTGGCGCTGGCGCTGCTTGCTGTGGTGCTGGGGCTGTGGCTGCGCTGGACCTTAAAGCCGCTGTCACGGTTCGAGGCCGAACTAAAGGCCGTGGAGCACGGCGACAAGGAGCGCATAGACAGCGACTACCCGGCGGAGCTTGGGCCGCTGGTGCATCAGCTCAACTCGCTGTTAACCACAGAGCAAAACCAGCGCAAGCGTTACCGCAATGCCCTCTCCGACCTGGCCCACAGTTTAAAAACCCCGCTGGCAGTGCTGCAAAGCCACCCGGGGCTGGATGAAGCCGTGATGGAGCAGGTGGACAGCATCAGCCACTCAATCAGCCATCAGCTGAAGCGGGCCCAGAGCGCCGGCGCCGCCTCCTGGCACCAGGGGGTAGAAATCCTGCCCCAGGCCGAGCGGTTAAGTCGTACCTTAAGCAAAATCCACGGCGACAAGGGCATCGACTTCGAGCTTAAGCTCACGGCCGATTTGGTGTTCAAGGGCGATAAGGGGGATTTGACCGAGCTTTTGGGCAATCTTCTGGATAACGCCTGCAAGGCGGCCCGTTCACGGGTGTGTTTAACCGCCACCAAGCACGATGGCAGGCTGCGGCTTATCGTCGAGGACGATGGCCCCGGGGTGGACGATTCGATGCGGGAGAAGATTTTTGAGCGCGGCATCCGCGCGGATACCTATGACAAGGGACATGGGATAGGGCTCGCCATAGTCCGCGACCTGACAGACGCCTATCAAGGGAAGCTGCGGGTCGAGCGCAGTGATTTGCTCGGTGGAGCGAGGTTTGAGGTGTCTTTCCCCCAGTAA
- a CDS encoding CaiB/BaiF CoA transferase family protein: MKQPLKGLRVLDLSRVLAGPWCSQLLADMGAEVIKIEHPDGGDDTRHWGPPYAGGHKEGDAAYFLAANRGKKSLLLDLKNPHDVARIQKLARHSDILLENFKVGGLAKYGLDYESLKAINPKLVYCSVTGFGQSGPDAPRAGYDFMIQAMGGLMSLTGDALSEPMKTGVAITDLFTGLYAANAILAAIVARQSSNLGCHIDMALFDVQLAMLANQAQNFLAAGTNPPRLGNAHPNIVPYQAFACADGHLILAVGNDGQFARFCELAGLNELPNDSRFATNAGRVSHREVLLPLIKAAMLSKTKGEWLTLLNGAGVPVGSINTVSEALDEPQAKHRQMQIVRDFNGERLPFVGSPVRMDGESLNSPLPPPLLGEHQQELLAWLDGLEA; encoded by the coding sequence ATGAAACAACCGCTCAAAGGCCTGCGGGTATTGGATTTATCCAGAGTGCTGGCCGGCCCATGGTGCAGCCAGTTGCTGGCCGATATGGGGGCCGAGGTCATCAAGATAGAACACCCCGACGGCGGCGACGATACCCGCCACTGGGGGCCGCCCTATGCCGGGGGGCACAAAGAGGGGGATGCTGCCTATTTTCTGGCCGCCAATCGGGGGAAAAAATCCCTGCTGCTGGATTTGAAAAATCCTCATGATGTGGCACGAATTCAAAAACTTGCCCGCCACAGCGACATACTGCTGGAAAACTTCAAAGTGGGCGGCCTGGCTAAGTACGGTTTGGATTATGAGAGCCTCAAGGCGATAAACCCCAAGCTGGTGTATTGCTCGGTCACAGGCTTTGGCCAGAGCGGCCCGGACGCGCCCCGGGCGGGCTACGACTTTATGATACAGGCCATGGGCGGCCTGATGAGCCTCACCGGTGATGCGCTAAGCGAGCCCATGAAAACAGGCGTTGCCATTACCGACCTCTTTACCGGGCTTTATGCCGCCAATGCCATTCTGGCGGCCATAGTGGCGCGCCAGTCATCAAACCTTGGTTGCCATATCGATATGGCGCTGTTTGATGTGCAGCTCGCCATGCTCGCCAATCAGGCGCAAAACTTCCTCGCCGCAGGCACCAATCCGCCCCGCCTTGGCAACGCCCACCCCAATATCGTGCCCTATCAGGCCTTTGCCTGTGCCGATGGCCACCTGATTTTGGCGGTGGGTAACGATGGGCAGTTTGCCCGCTTCTGCGAGCTGGCAGGACTCAATGAACTGCCCAACGACAGCCGCTTTGCCACCAATGCCGGGCGGGTCAGCCACCGCGAGGTGCTGCTGCCTCTGATAAAGGCCGCCATGCTGAGCAAAACCAAGGGCGAGTGGCTAACGCTGCTTAACGGCGCAGGTGTACCCGTAGGATCCATCAACACAGTATCTGAAGCCCTCGATGAGCCACAGGCCAAACACAGGCAGATGCAAATAGTGCGTGACTTTAACGGCGAAAGGCTGCCCTTTGTGGGCAGCCCGGTGAGGATGGATGGCGAGTCGCTGAACTCGCCGCTGCCACCGCCATTACTTGGGGAGCATCAGCAAGAGCTGCTCGCCTGGCTGGATGGACTTGAAGCGTGA
- a CDS encoding response regulator transcription factor — MRLLLVEDDAALAANLGDHLRESLYSVDVAADGELGLFQGLEYDYDAAIIDVGLPKLDGISLVTKLRAEGREFPILILTARDSWEDKVEGLDAGADDYLTKPFHPRELASRLKALIRRSAGKASPIIENGPVTLNTASGEVLLGGERVSLSASEFRLLQFLMMHRGEVQSKTVLTEHIYDQDFDLDSNVIEVFIRRLRKKLDPDNKLGLIETLRGQGYRLNLLN; from the coding sequence ATGCGCCTGTTACTGGTTGAAGACGATGCGGCTCTGGCCGCCAATCTGGGGGATCACCTCAGAGAAAGCCTCTACAGCGTGGATGTGGCCGCCGATGGCGAGCTGGGGCTGTTTCAGGGGCTGGAATACGACTACGACGCCGCCATTATCGACGTGGGCCTGCCCAAACTCGATGGCATCAGCCTGGTGACCAAACTCAGGGCCGAGGGCCGCGAGTTCCCCATCCTTATCCTCACCGCCCGCGACAGTTGGGAAGACAAAGTCGAAGGCCTGGATGCCGGTGCCGACGACTACCTCACCAAACCGTTCCACCCACGGGAACTGGCCTCACGCTTAAAGGCGCTTATTCGCCGCAGCGCCGGTAAGGCAAGCCCCATCATCGAAAACGGCCCCGTTACCCTCAATACCGCCAGTGGCGAAGTGCTGCTTGGTGGCGAGCGGGTCAGCCTGTCGGCCTCCGAATTCCGCCTCCTGCAATTTTTGATGATGCACCGGGGCGAGGTGCAGTCCAAAACCGTGCTCACCGAGCATATTTACGATCAGGACTTCGACCTCGACTCCAACGTGATTGAGGTGTTTATTCGCCGGCTGCGTAAAAAGCTCGACCCGGACAATAAGCTCGGGCTGATTGAAACCCTGCGCGGCCAGGGCTACCGGCTGAACCTGCTCAACTGA
- a CDS encoding PepSY domain-containing protein produces the protein MKHRFLLTILFGACLQLATPGTAMAKAYAQMNNQGQQQSLKVTSGDQAAGMAASRYPGRVLKVSRSQVGGNPGYRVKMVSNDGKVFYVSVDARTGRVGRD, from the coding sequence ATGAAACACCGGTTTTTGCTGACAATCCTGTTTGGCGCCTGTCTGCAACTGGCAACGCCGGGCACAGCCATGGCGAAGGCCTATGCCCAGATGAACAATCAGGGCCAGCAGCAGTCGCTTAAGGTCACCAGTGGCGATCAGGCCGCCGGTATGGCCGCCAGCCGCTATCCGGGCCGGGTGCTCAAGGTCAGCCGCAGCCAGGTGGGCGGCAATCCCGGCTACCGGGTCAAGATGGTCAGCAACGACGGCAAGGTCTTTTACGTATCTGTGGATGCCCGTACCGGACGGGTTGGGAGAGACTGA
- a CDS encoding choice-of-anchor H family protein, which produces MKTPFQGTLSSLSIKTLMAAMMLAGTSAYAETATGTQTGTPIGAPMVSAVGAQLSDKPDSSRYVDDAMASELKARVQQIQAVAAEPKTREQVAAQKETSAKLQRSRQQSYGVYHEFSFYNAFARLFEDRDYDGFHRSFSVTFDADVYSNYPDESVPVYAELYLSRNGGDWVRYFTTETFYIRGANELDDYEVVTTLAQGYGTDHYDVLIDLYEVGYSDIVATISADDTNDLYALPLESANYDREEVVIDVEGGGSLGAGALALLALGACLRRRERK; this is translated from the coding sequence ATGAAGACTCCATTCCAAGGCACACTTTCTTCCCTGAGTATCAAAACCCTCATGGCAGCCATGATGCTGGCGGGCACCTCGGCCTATGCAGAAACAGCAACAGGCACACAAACAGGAACGCCTATTGGTGCGCCCATGGTGTCGGCCGTGGGGGCTCAGCTCAGCGACAAGCCAGACAGCAGCCGCTATGTGGACGACGCCATGGCCAGTGAACTCAAGGCCAGGGTGCAGCAAATCCAGGCCGTGGCCGCCGAGCCCAAGACCCGTGAGCAGGTGGCAGCGCAGAAAGAAACCAGCGCCAAACTGCAGCGCAGCCGCCAGCAAAGCTACGGCGTGTATCACGAGTTCAGTTTTTACAATGCCTTTGCCCGCCTGTTTGAAGACAGGGACTACGATGGCTTCCATCGCAGCTTTTCGGTGACCTTCGATGCGGATGTGTATTCCAACTATCCCGACGAGTCGGTGCCCGTGTATGCCGAGCTGTATTTGAGCCGCAACGGCGGTGACTGGGTGCGTTACTTCACCACTGAGACCTTTTACATTCGCGGTGCCAATGAGCTGGATGACTACGAGGTGGTGACCACCCTGGCCCAGGGCTATGGCACCGATCATTACGATGTGCTGATTGACCTCTATGAAGTGGGTTACAGCGACATAGTGGCCACCATCAGCGCGGACGATACCAATGATTTGTATGCCCTGCCGCTGGAGAGCGCCAACTATGATCGTGAAGAGGTGGTGATCGATGTGGAAGGTGGCGGCAGCCTGGGCGCCGGTGCGCTGGCTCTGCTGGCACTGGGTGCCTGTCTGCGCCGCCGCGAGCGGAAATAG
- a CDS encoding branched-chain amino acid aminotransferase, translating to MDIKYNLKPASERRTEPFEPQGDVGFGKLRTDHMFMMDYKDGQWQNARILPYGPFEMMPGAMALHYGQSIFEGAKAFMHDDGEIYTFRLDKNAQRLNRSADIVCIPNIPEAVQLEAINALIDVDRLWFPRQEGACLYIRPFVFATEDRLSVSPANQYTFCVVLSPSGAYYGKNLNAIRLLITTQFHRAVSGGTGASKAAGNYAASLRAGKAAAEHGAAQVLYLDSTNEYIEEVGAMNHFHIRKDGTLIIPEFTDTILRSITSESILALGKELGCEVRQETIKLSDFIADIEAGEIVEAGGFGTAAVVSPVGSYIFEDGRIVTVGDGKVGERIGHIYKVYTEMQKGLRPAPEGWVRKVERRS from the coding sequence ATGGATATAAAGTACAATTTAAAACCCGCATCAGAGCGCCGCACTGAGCCCTTTGAACCTCAGGGAGACGTTGGATTCGGCAAGCTTAGAACCGACCATATGTTTATGATGGACTACAAGGATGGCCAGTGGCAGAACGCCCGTATTTTGCCCTACGGCCCCTTTGAAATGATGCCAGGCGCCATGGCGCTGCATTATGGCCAGTCTATCTTTGAAGGCGCCAAAGCCTTTATGCATGACGACGGTGAAATTTACACCTTCCGTTTGGACAAAAATGCCCAGCGCCTCAATCGCTCGGCCGACATTGTCTGTATCCCAAACATTCCGGAAGCCGTGCAGCTTGAGGCCATCAACGCCCTGATTGATGTGGACCGCCTGTGGTTCCCCCGTCAGGAAGGTGCCTGTCTTTATATCCGCCCCTTTGTATTTGCCACTGAAGACCGCCTGTCGGTGAGCCCGGCAAACCAGTACACCTTCTGTGTGGTGCTGAGCCCAAGCGGTGCCTACTATGGCAAAAACCTCAATGCCATTCGTTTGCTGATCACCACCCAGTTCCACCGCGCTGTGTCCGGTGGTACAGGCGCCTCCAAGGCCGCCGGTAACTATGCCGCATCCTTGCGCGCCGGTAAGGCTGCCGCCGAGCATGGCGCTGCCCAGGTGTTGTATCTGGATTCCACCAACGAATATATCGAGGAAGTGGGCGCCATGAACCACTTCCATATCCGTAAAGACGGCACCCTGATTATTCCTGAGTTTACCGATACCATTTTGCGCTCCATCACCTCTGAGTCGATTTTGGCTTTGGGTAAAGAACTGGGCTGCGAAGTGCGTCAGGAGACGATAAAACTCAGCGATTTTATTGCCGATATCGAAGCCGGTGAGATCGTTGAGGCCGGTGGTTTTGGTACTGCCGCTGTGGTCTCCCCCGTTGGCTCTTACATCTTTGAAGATGGCCGTATCGTGACCGTGGGCGATGGCAAGGTGGGTGAGCGCATCGGCCACATCTACAAGGTGTACACCGAGATGCAAAAGGGCCTGCGCCCTGCGCCGGAAGGCTGGGTTCGCAAGGTCGAGCGCCGTAGCTGA